The following proteins are co-located in the Gemmatimonadaceae bacterium genome:
- a CDS encoding sigma-70 family RNA polymerase sigma factor: protein MDEADLLTRARAGDPAAERALYDAHVDRVYRLAYRLAGSDDLAQDFTQETFIRAFARLGDFRGDSSFGTWLHTIALSVSMNGLRKVKRFRTREADLDEARNHGWTARRSEPDLKQRLAAAIDALAPGFRAVFVMHDVEGYTHEEIGTALGIQPGTSKAQLSRARARLREMLSDFAGEWTA, encoded by the coding sequence GTGGACGAAGCGGATCTCCTAACCAGAGCCCGAGCCGGCGATCCCGCGGCCGAGCGCGCGCTGTACGACGCGCACGTCGACCGTGTCTATCGGCTCGCGTACCGGTTGGCGGGGAGCGACGATCTCGCGCAGGACTTCACGCAGGAGACGTTCATCCGCGCGTTCGCCCGGTTAGGCGACTTTCGCGGCGACTCCAGTTTCGGGACGTGGCTGCACACGATCGCGCTGTCCGTCTCGATGAATGGACTGCGGAAGGTGAAGCGGTTCCGGACCCGCGAGGCCGATCTGGATGAAGCGCGGAACCACGGGTGGACGGCCAGGCGGTCGGAGCCGGACCTCAAGCAGCGGCTGGCGGCGGCGATCGATGCGCTGGCGCCGGGGTTTCGCGCGGTGTTCGTGATGCACGACGTGGAAGGATACACGCACGAGGAGATCGGTACTGCGTTAGGCATACAGCCGGGGACGTCCAAGGCGCAGCTTTCACGGGCGCGCGCCAGGCTGCGCGAGATGCTCTCGGATTTTGCCGGAGAATGGACCGCATGA
- a CDS encoding thiamine pyrophosphate-binding protein, producing the protein MPTGADSVVRALEDEDVPFAFGIPGTHTIELYDALARSSRVKPILVTDEQSASFMADGVWRASGRLGCAALVPGAGLTHALSGIAEAFLDTVPMLVLGCGVRRDIGMAFQLHDIDQAALVRPVTKSVLRPEHGADLYRTVREACRIARAGVPGPVFVEVPAELYLLAHEGDAAPPLSLGAAPPQPALELVERAAAMLTRARRPLLYLGFGARGARVVALAETLESPVATTLHGKGVFPESHPLSLWPGFGDAAPPFARSIAHECDATLAIGCRFGEVATGSYGAVPRRPLIHVDIGQSALERNMETDLAIVSDAGAFVDALLARLTHRPIDARMRAAIRDGHAAVERAWREQASAAGVTPHALLDGVQRRFGPATTYTTDSGNGTFLAMECLRLERAGQFLAPLDYSCMGYSVPAAIGAKLVCPETPCVALTGDGAFLMTGLELLTAASHDVGIAVIVLRDHELAQIAQVQAIALGRKSASRVPDYDLEQLCAGLGVQYLRLDRDLEIADVIDQAAGITERGGPVVVEAAIDYAHATYFTRGVVKTNFGRLPWSDRLRFVLRALGRRMTAGGGSRPQPVR; encoded by the coding sequence ATGCCCACCGGCGCCGACTCCGTGGTCCGCGCGCTCGAGGACGAGGACGTCCCGTTCGCCTTCGGCATCCCCGGCACGCACACGATCGAGCTGTACGACGCGCTGGCGAGGTCGTCGCGCGTCAAGCCGATTCTGGTCACCGATGAGCAGAGCGCGTCGTTCATGGCCGACGGCGTGTGGCGCGCGTCCGGGCGCCTCGGCTGCGCCGCGCTCGTCCCCGGTGCCGGCCTCACGCACGCGCTGAGCGGCATCGCCGAAGCGTTCCTCGATACCGTGCCCATGCTCGTGCTGGGCTGCGGCGTGCGGCGCGACATCGGCATGGCGTTTCAGCTGCACGACATCGATCAGGCGGCGCTGGTGCGGCCGGTGACCAAGAGCGTGCTGCGCCCGGAGCACGGCGCCGATCTCTATCGCACCGTGCGCGAGGCGTGTCGCATCGCGCGCGCGGGCGTGCCCGGGCCGGTGTTCGTCGAGGTGCCCGCCGAGCTCTACCTGCTCGCGCACGAGGGCGACGCCGCGCCGCCGTTGTCGTTAGGCGCCGCGCCGCCGCAGCCCGCGCTCGAGCTCGTGGAGCGCGCCGCCGCGATGCTCACCCGAGCGCGCCGGCCCCTGCTGTATCTCGGCTTCGGCGCGCGGGGCGCCAGGGTGGTCGCGCTCGCCGAGACGCTCGAGTCGCCCGTCGCGACGACGCTGCACGGCAAGGGAGTGTTCCCCGAATCGCATCCCCTCTCATTGTGGCCGGGATTCGGCGACGCCGCGCCGCCGTTCGCGCGCTCCATCGCGCACGAGTGCGATGCCACGCTGGCGATCGGCTGTCGCTTCGGCGAGGTCGCGACCGGCAGCTACGGCGCGGTCCCGCGGCGCCCGCTGATCCATGTCGACATCGGCCAGTCGGCGCTCGAACGCAACATGGAGACCGACCTCGCCATCGTGTCGGATGCCGGCGCGTTTGTCGACGCGCTGCTCGCCCGCCTAACGCACCGCCCGATCGACGCCAGGATGCGTGCGGCGATCCGCGATGGACATGCCGCCGTCGAACGCGCGTGGCGCGAACAGGCGAGCGCCGCCGGCGTCACCCCGCACGCGCTGCTCGATGGCGTGCAGCGCCGATTCGGTCCGGCCACCACCTACACCACCGACAGCGGCAACGGAACCTTTCTCGCCATGGAGTGCCTGCGCCTCGAGCGCGCCGGACAGTTTCTGGCGCCGCTCGACTACTCGTGCATGGGCTACAGCGTGCCGGCGGCGATCGGTGCCAAGCTCGTGTGCCCGGAAACGCCCTGCGTGGCCCTGACCGGCGACGGCGCGTTCCTCATGACGGGGCTGGAGCTGCTCACGGCGGCCAGCCACGACGTGGGCATCGCCGTGATCGTGCTGCGGGACCACGAGCTCGCACAGATCGCGCAGGTTCAGGCCATTGCGTTAGGCAGGAAGAGCGCCAGCCGCGTGCCCGACTACGACCTCGAGCAGCTGTGCGCCGGACTCGGCGTCCAGTACCTCCGCCTCGATCGCGATCTCGAAATCGCCGACGTGATCGATCAGGCAGCCGGGATCACGGAGCGCGGCGGTCCGGTTGTCGTCGAGGCCGCCATCGACTACGCGCACGCGACGTATTTCACGCGCGGCGTGGTGAAGACGAATTTCGGCCGGCTGCCGTGGAGCGACCGGCTCCGCTTCGTGCTGCGCGCACTCGGCCGCCGGATGACGGCCGGCGGCGGCAGCCGGCCACAGCCCGTTCGTTAG
- a CDS encoding pitrilysin family protein, whose translation MTHLRFRACLAVCASLVFGAGTAAAQRSRSAPTAAAGAPAALPAAAAGMRATLEKVIHKTVLPNGLEVIVIENHGVPLATVEIDVRNGAFTQTPEYEGLAHMYEHMFFKANASYPEPEQFVQRAAELGAVFNGSTREEVVNYYITLPSDSVAAGLSFLAAAFRAPLFRPDELETERQVVLGEYDRQESSPFFKFTEDMNHLLWRSQYSRKNMIGNRDVVLHVTPAQMREIEHRYYIPNNAALIVAGDVRPDSVFALAQRTFGSIPRGPDPFTKYPIPDVPPLPHDEAEIVEQPVSTVFVQEQWLGPSVGKDPQSTYAADVFSDVMNQDGSRFQRRLVDSGLWHSVVVNYYTLNHTGPITISGETTADKLRPALAALDSEISKFGTPGYFSAADVALQKQQRAVGTALGLERASGFAHQLGFWWAVAGLDYYLGYIDNMARQTPDDLRRYVRTYIAGKPRVVGVLISPEDRQLIGLTDADLLRPEKPVRTSPQP comes from the coding sequence GTGACGCATCTCCGATTTCGCGCGTGCCTCGCGGTCTGCGCATCGCTGGTGTTCGGCGCCGGAACCGCCGCTGCCCAACGATCGCGTTCCGCGCCCACGGCGGCGGCGGGCGCGCCCGCGGCGCTGCCGGCGGCCGCGGCCGGTATGCGCGCGACGCTCGAAAAGGTGATCCACAAGACCGTGCTGCCTAACGGTCTCGAGGTGATCGTCATCGAGAATCACGGGGTCCCGCTGGCGACGGTCGAGATCGATGTGCGGAACGGCGCGTTCACGCAGACCCCCGAGTACGAGGGGCTGGCGCACATGTACGAGCACATGTTCTTCAAGGCCAACGCCTCCTATCCCGAGCCCGAGCAGTTCGTCCAACGCGCGGCCGAGCTCGGCGCGGTGTTCAACGGCAGCACGCGTGAAGAGGTGGTGAACTACTATATCACCCTGCCATCGGACAGCGTCGCGGCCGGCCTGTCGTTTCTCGCCGCCGCGTTTCGCGCGCCGCTCTTTCGCCCGGATGAGCTCGAGACCGAACGCCAGGTCGTGTTAGGCGAATACGACCGCCAGGAATCGAGCCCGTTCTTCAAGTTCACCGAGGACATGAACCATCTCTTGTGGCGCTCGCAGTACAGCCGCAAGAACATGATCGGCAATCGCGACGTCGTTCTGCACGTCACCCCGGCGCAGATGCGCGAGATCGAGCACCGCTACTACATCCCCAACAACGCGGCGCTCATCGTGGCCGGCGACGTCCGGCCCGACAGCGTGTTCGCGCTCGCCCAACGCACGTTCGGCAGCATTCCGCGCGGCCCCGATCCGTTCACGAAATATCCGATCCCCGACGTCCCGCCGCTCCCGCACGATGAAGCCGAAATCGTCGAGCAGCCGGTGAGCACGGTGTTCGTCCAGGAGCAGTGGTTAGGCCCGAGCGTCGGGAAAGATCCGCAATCGACGTATGCCGCCGACGTGTTCTCCGACGTGATGAATCAGGACGGCTCGCGCTTCCAGCGCCGCCTCGTGGACAGCGGGCTGTGGCATTCGGTGGTGGTGAACTATTACACGCTCAACCACACCGGACCGATCACGATCAGCGGAGAGACCACCGCCGACAAACTGCGTCCCGCGCTCGCCGCGCTCGATTCCGAAATCTCGAAGTTCGGCACGCCCGGCTACTTCAGCGCCGCCGACGTCGCGCTGCAAAAGCAGCAGCGCGCCGTGGGCACGGCGCTCGGCCTCGAGCGCGCGTCGGGATTTGCCCACCAGCTCGGATTCTGGTGGGCGGTCGCCGGTCTCGACTACTATCTCGGCTACATCGACAACATGGCACGGCAGACGCCCGACGATTTGCGGCGCTACGTGCGCACGTACATCGCCGGCAAGCCGCGCGTCGTGGGCGTGCTCATCTCACCGGAGGACCGGCAGCTGATCGGCCTCACGGACGCCGATCTCCTTCGCCCGGAAAAGCCGGTGCGTACTTCGCCGCAGCCATGA
- a CDS encoding HEAT repeat domain-containing protein, translating into MRYRHMLAAAAAVALGAGHAPAQSIAQRVSGAGDGLIQLRFASRPGVCGDGRGMIAGGDRMMLGDGGWSDGSGGWRRRCQPGPVRVVLKKTNGAIERVSSFIGGNDSSAGVHDLGTVSAPEAATYLLALARDAAHTVGNGAVVGAILADSAAPWPALAEVARDAHSHETRQDAAFWLGQAAAARIKGTTLFGDRGDETPSDDEEVRGEAIFALSQQPRDESVPALISVARTNRDPMLRGKALFWLGQSGDPRAIDLFSQILAGAQR; encoded by the coding sequence ATGCGGTATCGACACATGCTGGCCGCGGCTGCCGCGGTGGCGTTAGGCGCCGGGCACGCGCCGGCGCAATCGATCGCGCAGCGGGTGAGCGGCGCCGGAGACGGGCTCATCCAACTTCGATTCGCCTCGCGACCCGGCGTGTGCGGCGACGGACGCGGCATGATCGCCGGCGGCGACCGCATGATGCTCGGCGACGGCGGGTGGTCCGACGGCAGTGGCGGCTGGCGCCGCCGATGTCAGCCGGGCCCGGTGCGTGTGGTGCTCAAAAAGACGAACGGCGCCATCGAACGGGTGAGCAGCTTCATCGGCGGCAACGATAGCAGTGCCGGCGTCCACGACCTCGGTACCGTCTCGGCGCCGGAAGCGGCAACGTATCTGCTCGCGCTCGCTCGCGACGCGGCGCACACCGTCGGCAATGGTGCGGTAGTCGGTGCCATCCTCGCCGACAGCGCCGCGCCCTGGCCCGCCCTCGCCGAGGTCGCGCGCGACGCGCACTCGCACGAGACGCGGCAGGACGCCGCCTTCTGGTTAGGCCAAGCCGCCGCGGCGCGCATCAAGGGGACCACCTTGTTCGGCGATCGCGGCGACGAGACGCCATCGGACGACGAAGAAGTGCGCGGTGAGGCGATCTTCGCGCTGTCACAGCAACCGCGCGACGAGAGTGTGCCGGCTCTGATTTCGGTCGCGCGCACGAATCGCGATCCGATGCTCCGAGGCAAGGCGCTCTTCTGGCTCGGCCAGAGCGGGGATCCGCGGGCGATCGACCTGTTCAGCCAGATCCTGGCCGGCGCGCAGCGGTAG
- a CDS encoding pitrilysin family protein produces the protein MMPRLVAIALAVTLTAGGASHAAAAAPRPHVPPPDTLTTSFDVSGVHVILRRNAANDVVAVNLYLLGGTRGLTDSTVGIAPMMLWVSERGTEHYSREALRLKTAELGSSIVVEPQPDWTMFGFRGIRSTFDSTWMLFADRLMHPTLDSSDVELTRAQVASGVSERRDSPDDWVEYLADSVAFAGTPYGLAASGTERSIASISAQDLRRFRDTALVTSRMLVVVVGNVDSAQVSRDIQRTLGTLPAGAYHWTAIPSGMSADTSGDPSPARSPAPAVLEQRSLPTNYILGYYNGPAATSSDYQALRVATAVLSGRLFAEVRSRRNLTYAVEAPFLERAVSAGGLYVTTVYPDSVLAIMREQVQELQHGLVDVDNLHVIVAQFLTEYFLNNETNDQQANFLARAQLYRGDWHAADDFAAELERVTPQDVQRAARRYMHDVKFAYLGDTTRVSRALLTGF, from the coding sequence ATGATGCCGCGTCTCGTTGCGATCGCACTCGCGGTCACGCTCACGGCCGGCGGCGCGTCCCATGCGGCCGCTGCCGCGCCGCGGCCGCACGTGCCGCCGCCCGACACGTTGACGACGAGCTTCGACGTCTCCGGCGTTCACGTCATCCTGCGCCGCAACGCCGCCAACGACGTCGTCGCCGTCAATCTGTATCTGCTCGGCGGCACCCGCGGCCTAACGGACTCCACCGTCGGCATCGCGCCCATGATGCTCTGGGTGTCGGAGCGCGGCACCGAGCACTATTCGCGCGAAGCGCTCCGCCTCAAAACCGCCGAGCTCGGCAGCAGCATCGTCGTCGAGCCGCAGCCCGACTGGACGATGTTCGGCTTCCGCGGCATTCGCTCCACGTTCGACAGCACCTGGATGTTGTTTGCCGACCGGCTCATGCATCCCACACTCGACTCGAGCGACGTCGAGCTCACACGCGCACAGGTCGCGAGCGGCGTGAGCGAGCGGCGCGACTCGCCGGACGATTGGGTGGAGTATCTCGCCGACAGCGTCGCGTTTGCCGGTACCCCGTACGGGCTTGCGGCCTCGGGCACCGAGCGGTCCATCGCCTCGATTTCCGCACAGGATCTGCGCCGGTTTCGCGACACCGCGCTCGTCACCTCGCGCATGCTCGTCGTCGTCGTGGGCAACGTCGACAGCGCGCAGGTCTCGCGCGACATCCAGCGCACGTTAGGCACGCTGCCGGCCGGCGCGTATCACTGGACGGCGATTCCATCGGGCATGAGCGCGGACACGTCGGGCGACCCGTCGCCCGCAAGATCCCCGGCGCCGGCGGTGCTCGAGCAGCGCTCGCTGCCCACGAACTACATCCTCGGCTATTACAACGGTCCGGCGGCGACGAGTAGCGACTACCAGGCGCTGCGCGTTGCGACGGCCGTGCTCAGCGGCCGGCTGTTCGCCGAGGTGCGCTCGCGGCGCAATCTCACCTATGCGGTGGAAGCGCCGTTTCTGGAGCGAGCCGTCTCCGCGGGCGGCCTCTACGTCACCACCGTGTATCCGGATTCGGTCCTCGCCATCATGCGGGAGCAGGTGCAGGAGCTGCAGCACGGACTCGTCGACGTGGACAATTTGCACGTGATCGTCGCCCAGTTCCTCACCGAATACTTCCTGAACAACGAAACGAACGACCAGCAGGCCAACTTTCTCGCGCGCGCCCAACTGTACCGCGGCGATTGGCACGCGGCCGATGACTTCGCGGCCGAGCTCGAGCGCGTGACGCCCCAGGATGTGCAGCGCGCGGCACGGCGGTACATGCACGACGTGAAGTTCGCGTATCTCGGCGACACGACCCGCGTGTCGCGCGCGCTGCTCACCGGCTTCTGA
- a CDS encoding HEAT repeat domain-containing protein, whose translation MIPFDRVTRAAWVGAAALVLLGVPTARAQSIADRLRGASGDVEIRFASRPGVCGDGEGSMSFRRPERSDDRTDWNCEPGPVRVRLTVHDGSVQAIHTLVGTRHRPIQGLTDLGAVGDRDAVQYFLSLARTADVPVAREAVTPAALADSSTVAPELLALANERARPIEVRKSALFWAGEVDEGNVSAAVQRIAGDSTDDRRLREQAVFVLSQLPDGAGIPALIRVARSSAEPWLAAKATFWLGQSDDPRASQTLRELVTNGDVPDEVKGQAVFVLGQHDAPEDQAFLRRQFDSLGSTKLQDRVLMGVAQHGGADAKAWLSGIVTDSARPVDLRKRALFWAGQSDALTTSELSALYDRLQGDAMRRQVIFVLSQRDDSLATDALMRIARSDPDHDLRKQAMFWLGQKNDPRVAKFLTDILEH comes from the coding sequence ATGATTCCATTTGATCGGGTGACGCGCGCGGCCTGGGTCGGGGCGGCCGCACTCGTGCTGCTCGGCGTGCCGACGGCGCGTGCGCAGTCCATCGCCGACCGGCTCCGTGGCGCATCGGGCGATGTGGAGATCCGGTTCGCATCCCGCCCGGGAGTGTGCGGCGACGGGGAAGGGTCGATGTCCTTCCGCCGCCCGGAGCGATCCGATGACCGCACCGACTGGAATTGCGAGCCGGGGCCGGTGCGTGTGCGCCTCACGGTGCACGATGGGTCGGTGCAGGCCATCCATACGCTCGTCGGGACGCGGCACCGGCCGATCCAGGGCCTAACGGACCTCGGCGCCGTCGGCGACCGTGATGCGGTCCAGTACTTTCTGTCGCTCGCCCGCACCGCCGACGTGCCCGTGGCGCGTGAAGCCGTGACGCCGGCGGCGCTCGCGGATTCGAGCACGGTCGCCCCCGAGCTGCTGGCGTTGGCGAACGAGCGCGCTCGGCCGATCGAAGTGCGGAAAAGCGCGCTGTTCTGGGCCGGCGAGGTGGACGAAGGCAACGTGAGCGCCGCGGTACAGCGCATCGCCGGCGATTCCACCGACGACCGGCGGCTGCGCGAGCAGGCGGTCTTCGTCCTGTCGCAGCTGCCGGATGGCGCCGGCATCCCGGCCCTCATCCGGGTCGCCCGGTCGAGCGCCGAGCCCTGGCTGGCGGCCAAGGCGACGTTCTGGTTAGGCCAGAGCGACGATCCCCGGGCGAGCCAGACGCTGCGCGAGCTGGTGACCAACGGCGACGTCCCGGACGAGGTGAAAGGCCAGGCGGTGTTCGTCCTCGGCCAGCACGACGCGCCGGAGGATCAGGCCTTTCTGCGACGCCAGTTCGATTCGTTAGGCAGCACCAAGCTGCAGGACCGCGTGCTCATGGGGGTGGCGCAGCACGGCGGCGCGGACGCCAAGGCCTGGTTGTCCGGCATTGTCACGGACAGCGCGCGGCCCGTGGACCTGCGCAAACGCGCGTTGTTCTGGGCAGGACAGAGCGACGCGCTCACGACCTCCGAGCTCAGCGCCCTGTACGATCGGCTGCAGGGCGATGCCATGCGGCGCCAGGTGATTTTCGTGCTGTCCCAGCGCGACGATTCCCTGGCGACCGACGCGCTCATGCGCATCGCGCGCTCGGATCCCGATCACGACCTGCGCAAGCAGGCGATGTTCTGGTTAGGCCAGAAGAACGATCCGCGCGTGGCCAAGTTCCTGACCGACATCCTCGAGCACTGA
- a CDS encoding Xaa-Pro peptidase family protein, translated as MVSRRKFLGVSALAVAGTACHSAAARTEPAPADGDAALPPAIAALTSMTARAQPITVDERRARIENARGLMRDNELNAMMLTGGTSLDYFTGIQWGLSERLLAVVLPVRGKPLLVTPAFEHARAMEQVAAGPLDTGTDVMTWQEHESPYALVAQGLQSRGLATGRLGIEETVRYVFSDGAAHALPAMTLASATPVTAGCRMVKTDHEVALMRLAAAVTLRAYHAAWQSIREGMTQEDVSTMIAAAHRRQGFDGEASVQVGEYSALPHGSRTPQTIRDGTIVMIDGGCKVEGYVSDITRTFVLGAPTDDMKRVFDIVYRAQTAALHAARPGLECQAVDAAARKVIVDAGYGPDYTYFGHRLGHGMGMDGHEWPYLVRGNTLAMQPNMMFSDEPGIYIPGKFGVRIEDDMHITADGAELLTPRSPSLEQPFGPAA; from the coding sequence ATGGTGTCGAGACGGAAATTCCTCGGTGTCTCTGCGTTAGCCGTCGCCGGTACGGCGTGTCATTCGGCCGCAGCGCGCACGGAACCCGCGCCTGCCGATGGCGACGCCGCGCTGCCGCCGGCGATTGCCGCGCTCACATCGATGACGGCTCGCGCCCAACCGATCACGGTGGACGAGCGTCGCGCTCGCATCGAGAACGCGCGCGGCCTCATGCGGGACAACGAGCTGAACGCGATGATGCTCACGGGCGGCACGTCGCTCGACTACTTCACGGGCATCCAATGGGGACTGAGCGAGCGGTTGTTGGCGGTCGTGCTGCCCGTGCGCGGCAAGCCGCTTCTCGTGACGCCGGCGTTCGAGCACGCGCGCGCCATGGAGCAAGTGGCGGCCGGTCCGCTCGATACGGGGACCGACGTGATGACGTGGCAGGAGCACGAGAGTCCGTACGCGCTCGTCGCGCAGGGGCTGCAGTCGCGCGGACTCGCCACCGGTCGGTTAGGCATCGAAGAGACGGTGCGCTACGTCTTCAGCGACGGCGCGGCGCACGCGCTGCCGGCCATGACGCTCGCCAGCGCGACGCCGGTCACGGCCGGCTGCCGCATGGTGAAGACCGATCACGAGGTCGCGCTGATGCGGCTCGCCGCGGCGGTCACGCTCCGCGCGTACCACGCGGCGTGGCAATCGATCCGGGAAGGCATGACGCAGGAGGATGTGAGCACGATGATCGCCGCGGCGCATCGCCGGCAGGGTTTCGACGGCGAAGCGTCGGTGCAGGTCGGCGAATATTCGGCGCTGCCGCACGGCTCGCGAACGCCGCAGACGATCCGCGACGGCACCATCGTCATGATCGACGGCGGTTGCAAAGTGGAGGGCTACGTGTCGGACATCACGCGCACGTTCGTGCTCGGCGCGCCGACGGATGACATGAAGCGCGTGTTCGACATCGTGTATCGCGCACAGACGGCGGCGCTGCACGCGGCGCGGCCCGGCCTCGAGTGTCAGGCCGTCGACGCCGCGGCGCGCAAGGTGATCGTCGATGCGGGATACGGTCCGGACTACACGTACTTCGGCCACCGGTTAGGCCACGGCATGGGCATGGACGGACACGAGTGGCCCTATCTCGTCCGCGGCAACACGCTCGCCATGCAGCCGAACATGATGTTCAGCGATGAGCCGGGGATTTACATCCCGGGCAAGTTCGGCGTGCGCATCGAGGACGACATGCACATCACCGCCGACGGCGCCGAGCTCCTGACCCCGCGCAGCCCGTCGCTCGAACAGCCGTTCGGCCCCGCCGCCTAA
- a CDS encoding HEAT repeat domain-containing protein, with protein MPTFLMVLSFVLLMGAPRQPASAPNAKPAPAPERFATQAPAAMFPGDSADSLYRVARKAMNDGDYRRAAAVFRRIAEAYPSSRYAGDALYWQAFSLYRRGGSGDLRAALDALAAQRSRYPAAATHGDAAALTARINGVLAQHGDPNAGQEVARQADSAAHGCPNEDDDMRVAALNALMQMDAQEALPVLRKVLARRDACSEALRKKAVFIVAQKQDDQSADILLGVARGDPSSDVRQSAVFWLGQVSGDRSVSLLDSILTSTKDEDLQDKAIFALSQHSGERAGKILRDVITSPSTSEDVKSRAIFALGHYRANASDFAYLRDVFPTLHSADLEAQVIQSIAQSDDPDNRRWLINVADDPHQDIEVRKKALFWAGQGGVPIADLSAMYDRMTDEPLKEQVIFVLSQRDEREATDKLIDIARHDRNVELRKKAIFWLGQRDDPRVRKLLEELINNDSI; from the coding sequence ATGCCGACCTTCTTGATGGTGTTGTCGTTCGTCCTGCTGATGGGCGCGCCGCGCCAACCGGCGTCAGCGCCTAACGCGAAACCGGCGCCGGCGCCGGAACGGTTCGCGACGCAGGCGCCGGCGGCGATGTTCCCCGGCGACTCCGCCGACTCGCTCTACCGGGTCGCGCGGAAGGCCATGAACGACGGCGACTATCGCCGGGCCGCCGCGGTCTTCCGCCGGATCGCCGAGGCGTATCCGTCGTCGCGCTACGCGGGCGACGCGCTCTACTGGCAGGCGTTCTCGCTCTACCGCCGCGGCGGATCCGGCGATCTCCGCGCGGCACTCGATGCGCTCGCTGCCCAACGATCCAGGTATCCCGCCGCCGCCACACACGGCGACGCGGCTGCGCTCACGGCGCGGATCAATGGGGTGCTGGCGCAGCACGGCGATCCCAACGCGGGCCAGGAAGTGGCGCGGCAGGCGGACAGCGCCGCGCACGGCTGCCCGAACGAAGACGATGACATGCGCGTGGCGGCGCTCAACGCGCTGATGCAGATGGATGCGCAGGAGGCGCTGCCCGTGCTGCGCAAAGTGCTCGCCCGGCGGGACGCGTGCTCGGAAGCGCTGCGGAAAAAGGCGGTGTTCATCGTCGCGCAGAAGCAGGACGACCAGAGCGCGGACATTCTGTTAGGCGTAGCGCGCGGCGATCCGTCGTCGGACGTGCGCCAGAGCGCCGTGTTCTGGCTCGGCCAGGTGTCGGGCGACCGGTCCGTGTCGCTGCTCGACTCGATTCTCACGTCGACCAAGGACGAGGATCTGCAGGACAAGGCGATCTTCGCGCTGTCGCAGCACAGCGGCGAGCGCGCGGGCAAGATTCTGCGCGATGTCATCACGTCGCCATCCACGTCGGAAGACGTGAAGTCGCGCGCGATTTTCGCTCTGGGCCACTATCGCGCCAACGCGAGCGACTTCGCCTACCTGCGCGACGTCTTCCCGACGCTTCACAGCGCGGACCTCGAGGCACAGGTCATTCAGTCGATCGCGCAGAGCGACGATCCGGACAACCGGCGCTGGCTGATCAACGTCGCGGATGATCCGCACCAGGACATCGAAGTCCGTAAGAAGGCGCTGTTCTGGGCCGGACAGGGTGGCGTGCCCATCGCCGATCTGTCGGCGATGTACGACCGCATGACCGACGAGCCGCTCAAGGAGCAGGTGATTTTCGTGCTGTCGCAGCGCGATGAACGTGAAGCGACCGACAAGCTGATCGACATCGCGCGCCACGACCGCAACGTCGAGCTGCGCAAGAAGGCCATCTTCTGGTTAGGCCAACGCGATGATCCGCGCGTCCGCAAACTTCTCGAGGAGCTGATCAACAATGATTCCATTTGA